The DNA region CCCCAGCCATTTTCCGCAGCAACTTCAATCATTTTTCTATAAGCTTTTCTTAAATTTTTATTATGTTCAATATCTGTTCTTGAGTTTCCAAAATTTAGCATAAAACAAAACGCTCTATACATCCAGCTTCTAGGATGTGAAAATGGTGTAATTGGCGAAGGCATCCCAAGCTCGTGAAAAACATCTATATAAACCTCTTGACATTTTAAAAGCTCTTTTCCATCTCTTGGAATAATTGGCGAAAACCAAACATGCCCATCTTGAGGCTCTAAACTCTCACCTCTTGTGCTAAGCCAAAAAATCTCCATATTTGGAATTCCAAGGGAAATTTTATGTTTCATTTTAGCAATATCATCTTTGCTTAAAGGAAGTGAAAACTCTTGAACGAGCTTGAAATTTGAGCCCTCAACTTCATCAAATCTGCTTTTTATATAGTTCGCATTTGCTTTAACTGATTCTTTGTTTCCATAAATAGGAATGTCAATTTGCCAGTAAGGAATTTTATTTTTTAATGCATAGTTTTGAATTTTTTCAAGGTCTGGTTTGCCATCTTTTGAGGTTAGATATGATTTTAACTCAGGGTTCATTTCTTTTCCATGAGGTGGATTTAAAGGACTTCTATAAAGTGGCCAACCGATAATAAAAGAATCTTCTAAATAATTTAATATTTCAACTATTTTTATTAAATCATCTCTTTTTTTAGCTTCCAATGAATAAAGTGCGTAATATTCAGGTTTAGGCATAAGCCAAAATCCCATTTTTGTTACAATGCCAAAATTTGATTGCGCAAAAAGACCATCTAAGTAAGCACCATATCCGTATTTATTTTCAGCAAAAGTCTTAGCTCCAGGTAAAGCTCCCATGCCGGTTCGCATTATCTCACCATTTGCTAAAACAACTTCCATTCCACAATGTGCTCCAAAATGATCCCTATACATTCCATAAGTATATCCCCAACCATGATCAAGTGCATTTCCAACAGGACTTCCCCAACCAGGATCTGGTATATCCATAAAAACATTTAAGTTATTATCTTCACAATATTTATAAAAGTCAAAATAACTAACACCTGGTTCTAAAATACAGAAATTTCTCTTATCATCAACTTCTATGATTTTATTCATTCTTTTTAAATCAATTACTATATCACCGCGATTATTTGGAGCTGAAGAGCCATAACCTAAATTTTTGCCTGTTGAAATAGGAAAAAGCGGTATTTTAAATTCATTTGCTACTTTAACTATTTTACTTACTTCTTCGGCGGTTTTAGGAGTTATTGCTAATGATGGGATTGGCTCAGTTTCTTCATCCCATTCAGGAGAATAAGCATCCCTATACAAATATATATCTTTTTGATTATCTATAACATTATCTTCGCCCACTATTTCTTTAAATTTTTTTATAGCTTTTTTAAAATTTTCAATACTTACACCATTTGGTAAAATCATGTCAAACTCCTTTTTATATTTAGATTACTACTTGGAAATAAAATCCAAGATACTAAACCATCATCTAAAACTTTTTCTTTACTTTGATAGTAAAAATCTTTTGCTATATTTTTAATAACAAAAAAAGTTTCTTTTGATGTTATGCCAGATGAGATAAAGTCATCTCTAAATTTATCTTTTAAATCAAAATAAATCTCACTTACATCTTTATTTATCCTTAGTTTTTCTTTATTTGCAAAAGTAAATGCATAGTTTTTGCTTATTTTCAAATTTTCATCATAGATTAAAAAATTCTTATCTTCAAATTTAAAAGAATTAGCAAAAGAGTAATTAGAAAGAAAAAAGGTGGATAAAACGCCTGTTTTTAAAAAATTTCTCCTTGAAATTTCGCTCATCATTTAACTCCTTTCGAATTATAATGTAACTTAAAAGTTATTTTATCACATTAAGCAAAATTTTAAGATAGAAATTAAAATTAGATATTTTTTTTAAAGATAGTTTAATATTTTAAAACACATTTATAAAAAAATTATAATTATCTTAAATTTAAAATCTCTAATCAAGTAAAATAAGTTTTGTGATTTTATTTAAAAGCAAGTTATTTTGCATGATGTTTGGATTATTTTGACCTATTTTTAAAGATGTGATTGCAGTTTGGGCTATTAAAGCACGTCCATTATCTACTGTTTTTAGCCCCCAAACATTATGGATAACACTAACTTCACCATTTATAATACCACCATAAAGCATAATGTGCCCTGGCATATAAATAAGAGCTAGATATGGCGTAGCATTTTGCCTTATTGTTTCAAGCTTTTCATCACTGCTTAAAAAACTTAAATCTATACTTTTATGCCCAACAGTTTGAGCTTTTGAGTTTCTTCCAAGCCATACGCCAAAAGATGTCATAACATCTTTTGTAAAAAGCGAACAATCTCTATAATATCCAAACCCACCCCAACCATAAGGCTCACCCAAAATACTATTTATTACTTTTTTAATATTTTCATCATTTAAAACAGCTGGAAATACAGTGGCACTTTTTTTAGAAATTTTATAATTTTCTAGGCCATTTTTTGTGAAAATTTCACCATAATAATATTTATCATCATATCTATGAACCATTAAAAGTGTCCCAACTCTTGCATTTAATAAAAACTTATTATTTAAATTAAAAAGTGGTAATTTATCCTCTAAAATAGTTATAAATTTGGAGTTTTTTATCAAGTTTATTTCATCTTGTGATAAAATTTTTATATCTCTTGCATCTATCCAACCCCAAGCAGAATCAGTTTGCACAAAAACAAAATCTCTGTTTTTGCTAAAATGAGAAATTAAAACTGGATAATTAACTCCTAAAGTAGAATTTGCAAAATA from Campylobacter ureolyticus includes:
- a CDS encoding FAD-binding oxidoreductase yields the protein MILPNGVSIENFKKAIKKFKEIVGEDNVIDNQKDIYLYRDAYSPEWDEETEPIPSLAITPKTAEEVSKIVKVANEFKIPLFPISTGKNLGYGSSAPNNRGDIVIDLKRMNKIIEVDDKRNFCILEPGVSYFDFYKYCEDNNLNVFMDIPDPGWGSPVGNALDHGWGYTYGMYRDHFGAHCGMEVVLANGEIMRTGMGALPGAKTFAENKYGYGAYLDGLFAQSNFGIVTKMGFWLMPKPEYYALYSLEAKKRDDLIKIVEILNYLEDSFIIGWPLYRSPLNPPHGKEMNPELKSYLTSKDGKPDLEKIQNYALKNKIPYWQIDIPIYGNKESVKANANYIKSRFDEVEGSNFKLVQEFSLPLSKDDIAKMKHKISLGIPNMEIFWLSTRGESLEPQDGHVWFSPIIPRDGKELLKCQEVYIDVFHELGMPSPITPFSHPRSWMYRAFCFMLNFGNSRTDIEHNKNLRKAYRKMIEVAAENGWGDYRAAPTFQDDVYNVYSFNNHILKRFTQELKDAIDPNGIIAPGRGGIWPKHLRGKKDEKLS
- a CDS encoding SH3 domain-containing C40 family peptidase; translated protein: MRWFLSLVLVLFFAGCATKNETINQNQKYEILKLEFPQNSKILPKVKNPKLFDRDLFLERFFRVWDFSQENRPKISKKEAFWALNAYKNTKNKKYYSPSRRVYDDKFFDKIYENANTNKFGELFFPAITLKNTFLRNAPTNEPIFISFKDAGEGYPFDYFANSTLGVNYPVLISHFSKNRDFVFVQTDSAWGWIDARDIKILSQDEINLIKNSKFITILEDKLPLFNLNNKFLLNARVGTLLMVHRYDDKYYYGEIFTKNGLENYKISKKSATVFPAVLNDENIKKVINSILGEPYGWGGFGYYRDCSLFTKDVMTSFGVWLGRNSKAQTVGHKSIDLSFLSSDEKLETIRQNATPYLALIYMPGHIMLYGGIINGEVSVIHNVWGLKTVDNGRALIAQTAITSLKIGQNNPNIMQNNLLLNKITKLILLD